In a single window of the Agrobacterium vitis genome:
- a CDS encoding Stf0 family sulfotransferase, translating into MAKFQAYVICTSPRSGSTLLCNMLAATGVAGKPKSYFHHGPITDWLSYLNLDINPSLPESDLLAAIFETAVERGRDGTDLFGLRLQRHSFDLFVEKLAVLYPMLASDRQRIEAAFGPTLFIHLTRLDKVQQAVSYVKAQQTGLWHRAPDGTELERLSAPRDPIYDAAEIRARYDEFNRYDRAWQSWFDMQDIQPLPVTYEALCADPIGSLKDVLKQLGLNSEAACSVVPGTAKLADRINQSWETRFRTEHLRSDPL; encoded by the coding sequence ATGGCGAAATTCCAGGCCTATGTGATCTGCACCTCGCCACGCAGCGGCAGCACTTTGTTGTGCAATATGCTGGCAGCAACCGGAGTGGCGGGTAAGCCGAAATCCTATTTTCATCACGGACCGATTACCGATTGGCTGTCCTATCTCAATCTGGACATCAACCCCTCTTTGCCGGAGAGCGATCTTCTGGCGGCGATCTTTGAAACTGCGGTCGAGAGGGGCCGCGATGGCACGGATCTGTTTGGCCTGCGGCTGCAACGGCACAGTTTCGATCTGTTTGTCGAGAAGCTTGCCGTTCTGTACCCAATGCTGGCCAGCGACCGGCAGCGGATCGAGGCTGCGTTTGGCCCCACGCTGTTCATTCACCTGACACGTCTCGATAAGGTGCAACAGGCCGTTTCCTATGTGAAAGCCCAACAAACTGGATTATGGCATCGCGCACCAGATGGTACGGAGCTGGAACGGCTGTCTGCGCCACGCGATCCAATTTACGACGCCGCCGAAATCCGCGCCCGCTATGACGAGTTCAACCGATATGATCGCGCCTGGCAAAGCTGGTTTGACATGCAAGACATCCAACCCCTGCCAGTCACCTATGAAGCGCTTTGCGCCGACCCCATTGGCAGCCTGAAGGATGTGCTGAAGCAACTGGGATTAAATAGTGAGGCTGCATGCAGCGTCGTGCCCGGCACTGCCAAGCTGGCAGACCGGATCAACCAAAGCTGGGAGACACGGTTTCGCACGGAGCATTTGCGCAGTGATCCCCTATGA
- a CDS encoding PAAR domain-containing protein → MPAITRLGDIGSGHACHFPPTPSIEASGNVFINGRGAVRVGDAYGAHACSSCPEPSHGRALAAGSPTVFINGQPAGRIGDAIDCGGAAAEGSGDVFLDDGA, encoded by the coding sequence ATGCCCGCCATCACCCGCCTCGGCGATATTGGTTCTGGCCATGCCTGCCATTTCCCGCCGACACCCTCCATCGAGGCCAGCGGTAATGTGTTCATCAACGGTCGCGGAGCGGTCCGCGTCGGGGATGCCTATGGCGCGCATGCCTGTTCGTCCTGCCCGGAACCAAGCCATGGTCGGGCTTTGGCAGCAGGGTCGCCAACGGTCTTCATCAATGGCCAGCCTGCGGGGCGGATTGGCGATGCGATCGATTGCGGCGGGGCGGCTGCCGAAGGATCAGGGGACGTGTTTTTGGATGATGGCGCTTGA